The following proteins come from a genomic window of Saccharomyces mikatae IFO 1815 strain IFO1815 genome assembly, chromosome: 7:
- the SEH1 gene encoding Seh1p (similar to Saccharomyces cerevisiae SEH1 (YGL100W); ancestral locus Anc_6.159), whose protein sequence is MQPFDSGHDDLVHDVVYDFYGRHVATCSSDQHIKVFKLDKETSNWELSDSWRAHDSSIVSIDWASPEYGRIIASASYDKTVKLWEEDPDQEECSGRRWNKLCTLNDPKGSLYSVKFAPAHLGLKLACLGNDGILRIYDALEPSDLRSWTLTSEMRVLSIPPANHLQSDFCLSWCPSRFSPEKLAVSALEQAIIYQRGKDGKIHIAARLPGHKSLIRSISWAPSIGRWYQLIATGCKDGKIRIFKVTEKLSPLASEESSNNSKITDNGADIDMDAQGRSDSNTEEKSELQSSLKVELLSEHDDHNGEVWSVSWNLTGTILSSAGDDGKVRLWKATYSNEFKCMSVITAQQ, encoded by the coding sequence ATGCAACCCTTTGATAGTGGGCATGATGATTTAGTTCATGATGTTGTTTATGATTTTTATGGGAGACATGTGGCAACCTGTTCTTCTGACCAACATATAAAAGTTTTTAAATTGGACAAGGAAACAAGCAATTGGGAGTTAAGCGATTCATGGAGAGCTCATGATAGCAGCATAGTTTCCATTGATTGGGCAAGTCCTGAGTACGGTCGCATTATTGCTTCCGCCTCCTACGATAAGACTGTAAAACTATGGGAAGAAGACCCCGACCAAGAAGAATGCTCTGGCCGTCGCTGGAACAAATTATGTACCTTAAATGATCCCAAAGGGTCACTTTATAGCGTAAAGTTTGCACCAGCACATTTGGGCTTAAAGTTAGCTTGTTTAGGTAACGATGGAATTCTCAGAATTTATGACGCCCTGGAACCCTCTGACTTGAGATCATGGACATTGACATCTGAAATGAGAGTACTATCTATACCACCAGCAAATCATCTACAATCTGATTTCTGCCTTTCCTGGTGTCCTTCAAGGTTCTCTCCTGAGAAACTTGCAGTCTCTGCGCTGGAGCAAGCGATTATATATCAAAGAGGTAAAGACGGTAAAATTCATATTGCAGCAAGACTTCCTGGCCATAAAAGTTTAATAAGAAGCATCAGCTGGGCTCCTTCCATTGGCAGATGGTATCAACTCATTGCAACAGGTTGCAAAGATGGTAAGATTCGAATTTTCAAAGTTACGGAAAAATTAAGTCCTCTGGCATCAGAGGAATCCTCaaacaattcaaaaataactGATAACGGTGCTGATATTGATATGGATGCACAGGGCAGATCAGACTCAAatactgaagaaaaatccGAATTACAATCAAGCTTGAAGGTCGAACTTCTAAGTGAGCATGATGACCATAATGGCGAAGTCTGGTCCGTGTCCTGGAACTTAACGGGTACGATTTTAAGCAGTGCTGGAGATGACGGAAAAGTGCGTTTATGGAAAGCAACTTATTCGAATGAATTTAAGTGTATGTCAGTAATTACTGCCCAACAATAA
- the ARC1 gene encoding Arc1p (similar to Saccharomyces cerevisiae ARC1 (YGL105W); ancestral locus Anc_6.153), with amino-acid sequence MSDLVAKFESLIISKYPVSFTKEQSAQAAQWESVLKSGQIQPHLDQLNLVLRDNTFIVSTLYPTSTDVHVFEVALPLIKDLVASSKDVKSTYTQYRHILRWIDYMQNLLEVSSTDKLEINHDLDLPHEVVEKKKKAPAGGAAEVAAKAGEDVSKKAKKQDQPRGKPDEETLKKLREEAKAKKAAKKAANAKQQQEQQNKATEKPKPSVIDFRVGFIQKAIKHPDADSLYVSTIDVGDEEGPRTVCSGLVKHFPLEAMQERYVVVVCNLKPVNMRGIKSTAMVLCGSTDDKVEFVEPPKGSKAGDKVFFEGFGDEAPMKQLNPKKKIWEQLQPHFTTNGDLEVIFRDEEEKDHPVRKLTNAKGESFKVASIADAQVR; translated from the coding sequence ATGTCCGATCTCGTCGCCAAATTTGAATCGCTTattatttcaaagtatCCAGTTTCTTTCACTAAAGAACAATCTGCTCAAGCTGCCCAATGGGAATCGGTTTTAAAATCTGGTCAAATCCAACCACACTTAGATCAATTGAATTTGGTGTTAAGAGACAACACCTTCATTGTGTCCACCTTGTACCCAACATCTACCGACGTTCACGTCTTCGAAGTCGCCTTACCATTGATTAAGGATTTAGTGGCAAGTTCCAAGGATGTCAAATCAACTTATACACAATATAGACATATCTTAAGGTGGATTGACTATATGCAAAACTTGTTGGAAGTGTCGAGCACCGACAAGTTAGAAATAAATCACGATTTGGATTTACCTCACGAGGTTGttgagaagaagaaaaaggcaCCTGCAGGTGGTGCAGCCGAGGTTGCTGCCAAAGCCGGCGAAGATGTAAGCAAGAAGGCTAAAAAGCAAGACCAACCAAGAGGTAAACCTGATGAAGAAACCCTAAAGAAATTAAGAGAGGAAGCAAAGGCCAAGAAGGCCGCCAAGAAGGCCGCCAATGCCAAACAACAGCAAGAACAACAAAACAAGGCCACAGAAAAGCCTAAGCCATCCGTAATTGACTTCCGCGTTGGTTTCATCCAAAAAGCTATCAAGCATCCAGATGCTGACTCATTATACGTTTCTACAATTGATGTTGGCGATGAAGAAGGCCCAAGAACCGTTTGTTCTGGTCTAGTGAAGCATTTCCCATTAGAGGCTATGCAAGAACGTTATGTTGTCGTTGTATGCAACTTGAAACCAGTTAATATGAGGGGTATCAAGTCTACAGCAATGGTATTGTGTGGTTCCACCGACGACAAAGTCGAATTTGTTGAACCACCAAAGGGCTCTAAGGCTGGGGACAAGGTATTCTTTGAAGGTTTCGGTGACGAAGCTCCaatgaaacaattgaatccaaaaaagaaaatctggGAACAATTGCAACCTCATTTCACTACAAATGGTGATTTGGAAGTCATCTTCagagatgaagaagaaaaagatcaTCCAGTAAGAAAGTTGACCAATGCAAAGGGCGAATCATTCAAGGTTGCTAGTATCGCTGATGCTCAAGTCCGTTAA
- the VPS73 gene encoding putative sugar transporter (similar to Saccharomyces cerevisiae YBR241C and VPS73 (YGL104C); ancestral locus Anc_6.155) — MSRLLSRLLSRSAFLSNVGIPRQNKNKITKALFYAIMVASIGSLQFGYHLSELNAPQQVLSCSEFDIPTEGYPYDRTWLGRRGYKQCIPLNDEQIGIVTSVFCIGGILGSYFATSLANIYGRKFSSLTNCILNIIGSLIIFNSNSYRSLIIGRILVGISCGSLIVIIPLFIKEVAPSGWEGLLGSMTQICIRLGVLLTQGVALWLTNSYHWRWILFGSFLIALLNLTMWFMVGESPKWMLAHGRVVDAKLSLYELRGGTFDEAAQEIQKWQQQIESGDPLIEPTTTNSISGSNSLWKYLRDKTNIKPRHVITILLFGQQFCGINSIVLYGTKIISQLYPQHAIKINFFISMVNVLVTILVSLLIHNLPRKPLLITSTILVSITSFVMGMAMNHNKMNLLIVFSFIYMGVSTMGLNPLPFIIMREVSKPQDMVLAQRYGTICNWIGTFIIAYTFPIVHDILSGYVFITFAIIACLISAFIWKKVPETKGYKTGYNQVWANY, encoded by the coding sequence ATGAGTAGATTACTATCTAGATTGTTATCTAGGTcagcttttctttccaatgTTGGAATACCTAGGcaaaataagaataaaataacAAAAGCTTTGTTTTATGCAATTATGGTAGCTTCCATCGGTTCACTACAATTTGGATATCACTTATCGGAACTAAATGCACCTCAGCAGGTGCTTTCGTGTTCAGAATTTGACATACCCACGGAAGGTTATCCGTATGACCGAACGTGGTTAGGGAGAAGAGGATATAAACAATGTATACCATTGAATGACGAACAAATTGGTATCGTGACCTCTGTTTTTTGTATTGGGGGTATCTTAGGCTCCTATTTTGCCACCAGTTTGGCCAATATTTATGGTAGGAAGTTCTCAAGCCTAACTAATTGTATATTGAACATTATCGGCTCTCTgataattttcaattcgAATAGTTATAGGAGTTTGATCATTGGTAGAATTCTCGTGGGAATTTCGTGTGGGTCCCTGATCGTAATCATACCGCTCTTCATTAAAGAGGTTGCACCAAGTGGTTGGGAAGGTTTACTAGGATCTATGACTCAAATTTGCATCAGGTTAGGTGTCTTGTTGACACAAGGAGTGGCCCTCTGGCTAACTAATTCCTATCATTGGAGATGGATTCTGTTTGGAAGCTTCCTTATTGCACTGTTGAATTTGACCATGTGGTTTATGGTTGGTGAATCTCCAAAGTGGATGTTAGCACATGGAAGAGTTGTTGATGCGAAGTTATCTTTATATGAACTGCGTGGTGGCACTTTTGATGAGGCTGCCCAAGAAATACAGAAGTGGCAACAACAAATAGAATCTGGGGACCCATTAATTGAGCCAACCACTACAAACTCCATTAGCGGTTCAAACTCATTGTGGAAATATTTAAGGGATAAAACAAATATCAAGCCTCGTCATGTTATCACCATATTACTATTTGGACAACAATTTTGCGGCATAAATTCCATTGTGCTATATGGTACCAAGATAATTAGTCAACTGTATCCTCAACATGCTATTAagataaattttttcattagcATGGTGAATGTATTAGTAACTATATTAGTATCTCTGCTGATTCATAATCTCCCACGTAAACCGCTGTTGATAACATCCACAATTTTAGTCTCTATCACCTCTTTTGTGATGGGAATGGCGATGAACCATAATAAAATGAACCTTTTGATAgtgttttcatttatatatatgggTGTTTCCACAATGGGATTGAATCCACTGCCTTTTATCATCATGAGAGAGGTTTCGAAACCACAAGATATGGTTCTTGCCCAAAGATACGGTACAATTTGTAATTGGATAGgaacttttattattgcATACACTTTCCCTATTGTTCACGATATCCTGTCAGGTTATGTTTTTATCACATTTGCTATCATAGCCTGTTTAATAAGTGCGTTTATCTGGAAGAAGGTTCCAGAGACGAAGGGTTACAAAACTGGTTATAATCAAGTGTGGGCCAATTATTGA
- the CUE3 gene encoding Cue3p (similar to Saccharomyces cerevisiae CUE3 (YGL110C); ancestral locus Anc_6.145): MLSKYNRVIEIDGGNADISLPIVNFPPFKLRAQLIEKDPVVWLHLVETYVTYFEYLMQGNNIELLDDSTLDHLRLFLRTYLHEIADEEGKLLSLGINHDVSEQLRSLKGWIFILIKKCGLLHLQIFGDSLWDLIKIYVKLDPDSIRNLIDGTLKPQINTQRVQLDKTYQVQQHLRQLIESGKFKRIDLRCVEDLLAAKSIEQNKFAENFFTANWIEILEALWAKGQGRAHKDARELIIISLFSVSADHILGITKELGISNFETLALYPLLGTMLINEGIHKRLPDLKSKLLFLNLGALSMDDKDNMNYPTSASTQIDEAHLSSLMELFPQFSKYQLSQALLAYDNNIELVTNKIFEDPTIIQGFPKEPKKKEMEQALDENNASSTDELNILDRIPSSKEKLDKKVISEGVPDELRNKTLTRALKLLYEADEDERDDTYDEADVSRTDLSKKIGFQDDENDEIDDDAKEKQQGDKYSAVESYLWNLLKEDPTLFERSKRGTKVRKTIKEKTSWSDEKIEGWSRMLERSPTRARLLEKKFMFKGNNRTGKTSYVHNRDSKNDEISTKEQTKHNALDNNNKKQEPQSAEKKKRQHANNEKKKGVKANHNRKKGHDKKLARAGNNGT, translated from the coding sequence atgttgTCGAAGTATAATCGCGttattgaaattgatgGTGGTAACGCTGATATTTCGCTACCCATCGTCAATTTTCCACCGTTTAAACTCAGGGCTCAattaattgaaaaagatccCGTGGTCTGGTTGCACTTGGTAGAGACTTATGTAACGTACTTCGAGTACTTGATGCAAGGAAACAACATTGAATTATTAGACGACTCTACTCTTGATCATCTTCGTTTGTTTTTAAGAACTTATTTACATGAAATAGCGGACGAGGAGGGAAAGCTATTAAGTCTCGGCATCAATCATGATGTGTCTGAACAGTTGCGCTCATTAAAGGGTTGGATATTTATATTGATCAAGAAATGTGGATTGTTACATCTTCAGATTTTTGGTGATTCCCTGTGGGATTTGATTAAAATATATGTTAAACTCGATCCTGATTCGATTCGTAATCTAATTGACGGCACTTTAAAACCTCAAATCAACACACAACGTGTACAATTGGACAAAACGTACCAAGTTCAGCAGCACTTAAGACAGCTAATAGAATCtggaaaattcaaaagaatagaTCTAAGGTGCGTTGAAGATCTGCTGGCAGCCAAATCTATAGAACAAAATAAGTTCGcagaaaatttctttacaGCAAATTGGATTGAAATTCTAGAAGCGTTGTGGGCAAAAGGTCAAGGCCGGGCTCATAAAGATGCTAGAGAATTAATTATTATAAGTTTATTTTCAGTTTCTGCTGATCATATACTGGGAATAACTAAAGAATTAGGTATAAGCAATTTTGAAACTCTGGCACTATATCCACTATTAGGAACAATGCTCATAAATGAAGGTATTCACAAAAGGCTTCCagatttgaaaagcaaactactttttttgaacttgGGGGCATTATCAATGGATGACAAAGACAATATGAACTACCCAACATCAGCAAGTACTCAAATTGATGAGGCACATTTATCCTCATTAATGGAGTTGTTCCCTCAATTTTCTAAATATCAATTATCGCAGGCACTTCTTGCctatgataataatattgaaCTAGTAACgaataaaatatttgaagACCCCACCATTATCCAAGGATTCCCCAAGgaaccaaagaaaaaagaaatggaacaAGCACTGGATGAGAATAATGCATCTTCTACTGACGAACTGAATATATTGGATAGAATACCTAGCTCGAAGGAGAAATTAGACAAAAAGGTTATCTCAGAGGGTGTCCCAGATGAGTTaagaaataaaacattGACAAGAGCACTGAAACTTTTATACGAGgcagatgaagatgaaagaGATGATACTTATGATGAAGCTGATGTGAGCCGAACCGatctttccaaaaaaattggcTTTCAAGACgacgaaaatgatgaaatagatgatgatgctaaagaaaagcaacaaGGTGATAAGTATAGTGCTGTTGAATCCTACCTGTGGAATCTTCTGAAGGAAGATCCGACATTATTTGAGAGATCGAAAAGAGGTACTAAAGTGAGGAAAActattaaagaaaaaacttcgTGGtcagatgaaaaaattgaaggcTGGTCACGGATGTTAGAAAGATCTCCCACACGAGCCAGACTtctggaaaagaaattcatgTTTAAAGGAAACAATAGAACAGGGAAGACGTCGTATGTGCATAACCGTGATAgcaaaaatgatgaaatttcCACCAAAGAGCAGACCAAACATAATGCGCtggataataataataagaaaCAAGAACCTCAGTctgctgaaaagaaaaaaagacagCATGCCAAcaacgaaaaaaagaaggggGTGAAGGCTAATCACAACCGTAAGAAAGGTCATGATAAGAAATTGGCTCGCGCGGGAAATAATGGCACTTAA
- the RMD9 gene encoding Rmd9p (similar to Saccharomyces cerevisiae YBR238C and RMD9 (YGL107C); ancestral locus Anc_6.150), translating to MMLRRNAVRPLKTMQISLSTVVKSSSLAILGRRPASADLSGRAYHSSQILHGNSVNVGLDKKNGRGRHKAEPDMFKVDPASPWRHELLSFDECVSSALRYSTTPLKNTYKRVGTNQLNNRPSFSLFWDSLGRAMELYYSLSGTPDFNAYRVSRLTHLLHNGLRSTRDQLVKLSRKPDYDSQSFHKEMMNFLCNSLKDISDDILINKVSVNGYGATHLLTSFKELSFDDDCIRIWESAKKMSNETTSQAFQEPKVVGFMLPLLYTKTHSLTEPNELYDQVIHSEGFTHPNLYCGLIKVFIKAEDYEKALSLFGQLCEKAEVRNYGYLIETHLGFIGDSKNLTLAESFFDKIINDEMPYKIILQVSTVNSFLQNIWKEEKDFDHVYRIWEKAVKFYGNTVNPGILSSLNNTFFSIFFENYVNDNIKGFQKLQEIITFYSGVKKIDEPFFNVMLTKASIWHERSIIDFIDKNYTMYHIPRTIISYRILLKSLGSIDNTNNEEILNKWLELVNKLNELGQQYIANADLSALRDATVIWAQSKKDEKAFIAKSEEVPVTTTTTKEDVRAPEALEALKNDDSASKSDDRIELYLKILKRYTPYFRASKQVYRYTTGCAESYPILNQYLGGYSDLNAEDIPVPQLHSFVPREQKN from the coding sequence atgatgcTAAGGAGGAATGCGGTGAGACCGTTGAAAACTATGCAAATAAGCCTAAGCACTGTGGTTAAATCTAGTTCTCTTGCTATACTAGGTCGTCGTCCTGCAAGTGCAGATCTGAGTGGTCGTGCTTACCATTCAAGTCAAATTCTCCATGGAAATTCAGTTAATGTTGGCTTGGACAAGAAGAATGGGCGAGGAAGGCACAAGGCTGAACCGGACATGTTTAAAGTGGATCCAGCTTCTCCATGGCGCCACGAGCTTCTTTCGTTTGACGAATGTGTTTCATCCGCCTTAAGGTACTCTACCAcgcctttgaaaaatacatataAGAGAGTAGGAACTAATCAATTGAATAATCGCCCGTCATTTTCCCTATTTTGGGATTCGCTTGGTAGAGCAATGGAATTATACTATTCCTTGAGTGGAACGCCTGATTTTAATGCGTACCGGGTGTCACGCTTAACTCACTTGCTACACAACGGTCTGAGATCGACTAGAGATCAATTGGTAAAATTAAGCAGAAAGCCAGATTACGATTCGCAGTCTTTTCACAAGGaaatgatgaattttttgtgTAATTCGTTAAAGGACATCTCCGATGATATCTTGATAAACAAGGTATCTGTTAATGGATATGGGGCTACTCACTTGTTAACTTCATTCAAAGAACTGTCTTTTGACGATGATTGTATTCGAATTTGGGAATCAGCGAAGAAGATGTCCAATGAAACTACCTCCCAGGCGTTTCAGGAGCCCAAAGTGGTTGGTTTTATGTTGCCACTACTTTATACCAAAACCCACTCTTTGACCGAGCCTAACGAGCTGTATGACCAAGTTATTCATTCGGAAGGATTCACCCATCCCAATCTTTATTGCGGACTAATCAAAGTGTTCATAAAGGCAGAAGACTATGAGAAGGCGTTGTCCTTGTTTGGGCAATTATGTGAAAAGGCTGAAGTGAGGAATTATGGCTATTTGATTGAAACGCATTTAGGTTTCATAGGCGATTCCAAAAATCTAACATTGgcagaaagtttttttgaCAAAATTATCAATGACGAAATGCCATATAAGATTATTCTGCAGGTCTCCACAGTGAACTCATTTTTGCAGAATATATGGAAAGAGGAGAAGGATTTTGATCATGTTTACAGGATTTGGGAGAAGGCTGTTAAATTCTATGGGAACACTGTTAATCCTGGAATCTTGTCTTCATTAAACAACacttttttctcaattttttttgaaaattacgttaatgataatatcaaGGGTTTCCAAAAGCTACAAGAAATCATAACATTCTACAGTGGtgtcaaaaaaattgacgAACCATTTTTCAACGTTATGTTGACTAAAGCATCAATTTGGCACGAACGCAGTATAATCGATTTTATCGATAAAAACTACACTATGTACCATATTCCAAGAACCATTATATCATATAGAATTTTACTAAAGTCACTGGGAAGCATAGATAACACGAATAACGAAGAGATTCTGAACAAATGGTTAGAGTTGGTAAATAAACTGAATGAACTAGGCCAACAGTATATAGCCAATGCGGATCTATCTGCTTTGAGAGATGCAACAGTTATATGGGCACAATCAAAGAAGGATGAAAAGGCCTTCATCGCAAAATCTGAAGAAGTACCGGTCACTACGACAACCACAAAGGAAGACGTAAGAGCCCCTGAGGCGTTGGAAGCTTTAAAAAATGACGATTCTGCTTCGAAATCCGACGATAGAATAGAGCTGtacttgaaaatattaaaaagaTATACGCCCTACTTCCGGGCTTCAAAACAAGTATACAGGTATACCACTGGTTGCGCAGAGTCATACCCAATATTGAATCAATATCTAGGCGGTTACTCTGATTTAAATGCAGAGGATATTCCAGTGCCTCAACTACACAGTTTTGTTCCCAGGGAGCAAAAGAACTAG
- the SMKI07G1440 gene encoding uncharacterized protein (similar to Saccharomyces cerevisiae YGL108C; ancestral locus Anc_6.149) yields MGLCGSKTESMPSQTATVTTKARTKPINHDTTKAKQELRQKERADKTKRKAQTRSTTSQVLHKKEGSKLSYTTESSKDKVSPKEAARLAAEKRFQETNEKYNKGELGKKLAQERAKSHKTRLMEEAEKKHAEQQRENMIYD; encoded by the coding sequence ATGGGACTGTGCGGAAGTAAAACTGAGTCTATGCCTTCCCAAACTGCAACGGTAACAACCAAAGCAAGAACAAAACCAATTAATCATGATACAACGAAGGCAAAACAAGAACTTCGACAAAAGGAGAGAGCAGATAAAACAAAGAGGAAGGCACAAACAAGAAGCACGACTAGCCAGGTCTTACATAAGAAAGAAGGCAGCAAATTAAGTTATACGACCGAGTCGAGTAAAGACAAAGTAAGTCCCAAGGAAGCTGCAAGATTAGCAGCTGAAAAAAGATTTCAGGAGACGAAcgaaaaatataacaagGGTGAATTGGGCAAAAAGCTAGCTCAAGAACGTGCCAAGTCTCACAAGACTCGCTTAATGGAAGAGGCTGAGAAAAAGCATGCTGAACagcaaagagaaaacatgATATATGACTGA
- the MLC1 gene encoding Mlc1p (similar to Saccharomyces cerevisiae MLC1 (YGL106W); ancestral locus Anc_6.151), with protein sequence MSATRANKDIFTLFDKKGQGAIAKDSLGDYLRAIGYNPTNQLVQDILNADSSLRDSSSLTLDQITGLIEVNEKELDATTRAKTEDFVKAFQVFDKESTGKVSVGDLRYMLTGLGEKLTDAEVDELLKGVEVDNDGEIDYKKFIEDVLRQ encoded by the coding sequence ATGTCTGCTACCAGGGCTAATAAGGACATTTTCACCCTTTTTGACAAGAAAGGCCAGGGCGCCATCGCCAAAGACTCTTTGGGAGACTACTTGAGAGCAATTGGCTACAACCCAACCAACCAGCTTGTACAGGACATCCTGAACGCAGATTCCAGCCTGAGAGATTCCTCCAGCTTGACACTGGATCAGATTACAGGTCTGATCGAAGTCAACGAAAAGGAATTAGATGCGACCACCAGGGCGAAGACAGAGGACTTCGTCAAAGCGTTCCAGGTTTTTGACAAGGAAAGCACGGGCAAGGTCTCTGTTGGTGACTTGAGATACATGCTTACCGGCTTAGGTGAAAAGCTGACTGATGCCGAAGTAGACGAGCTGTTGAAAGGAGTCGAAGTGGACAACGATGGGGAAATTGACTACAAAAAGTTCATCGAAGATGTTTTGAGACAATGA
- the RPL28 gene encoding 60S ribosomal protein uL15 (similar to Saccharomyces cerevisiae RPL28 (YGL103W); ancestral locus Anc_6.156), whose amino-acid sequence MAGGQHHHRINMDKYHPGYFGKVGMRYFHKQQAHFWKPVLNLDKLWTLIPEDKRDQYLKSASKETAPVIDTLAAGYGKILGKGRIPNVPVIVKARFVSKLAEEKIRAAGGVVELIA is encoded by the coding sequence ATGGCCGGTGGTCAACATCACCACAGAATTAACATGGATAAGTACCATCCAGGTTATTTCGGTAAGGTTGGTATGAGATACTTCCACAAGCAACAAGCTCATTTCTGGAAGCCAGTTTTGAACTTGGACAAATTGTGGACCTTGATCCCAGAAGACAAAAGAGACCAATACTTGAAGTCTGCTTCTAAGGAAACTGCTCCAGTTATTGACACCTTGGCTGCCGGTTACGGTAAGATCTTGGGTAAGGGTAGAATTCCAAACGTACCAGTTATCGTCAAGGCTAGATTCGTCTCCAAGTTAGccgaagaaaagatcagAGCTGCTGGTGGTGTTGTTGAATTGATCGCTTAA
- the YGK1 gene encoding 5'-deoxynucleotidase (similar to Saccharomyces cerevisiae YBR242W and YGL101W; ancestral locus Anc_6.157) — protein MTGSNIWKPENNIPAGILAVLSKPHPNYQLAFLNIVQLLKTQRRTGWVDHDIDPCESISDHMYRMGLTSMLITDKNIDRNKCIRIALVHDFAESLVGDITPNDPMTKEEKHRREFETIKYLCETVIDPCNKNASKEILDDWLAYEKQTCLEGRYVKDIDKYEMLVQCFEYEQKYNGKKDLEQFWSAINDIKTDEVKEWTQRLLEDRKAFFDNLKE, from the coding sequence ATGACTGGAAGTAACATTTGGAAGCCAGAGAATAATATTCCTGCCGGAATTCTAGCAGTTCTTTCGAAGCCTCATCCCAATTACCAGTTGGCATTTCTAAATATCGTAcaacttttgaaaacacAGAGAAGAACCGGTTGGGTTGACCACGATATTGATCCATGTGAGAGTATATCCGACCATATGTACAGAATGGGGTTAACTTCCATGTTGATCACAGACAAAAATATAGATCGTAACAAATGTATAAGGATTGCCCTTGTTCACGATTTTGCAGAGTCATTGGTTGGTGATATTACGCCTAACGATCCAATGACAAAGGAGGAGAAACATCGCAGAGAATTCGAAACTATTAAGTATCTTTGTGAGACGGTTATCGATCCTTGCAATAAAAATGCATCTAAGGAAATCCTAGATGATTGGTTAGCATACGAAAAGCAGACTTGTTTAGAAGGAAGGTACGTCAAAGATATTGATAAATATGAGATGTTGGTCCAATGTTTTGAATATGAACAGAAGTATAATGGCAAAAAAGATTTAGAACAATTTTGGAGTGCCATCAATGATATAAAAACTGATGAAGTTAAAGAGTGGACTCAACGCTTACTAGAAGATCGAAAAGCATTTTTCgataatttgaaagagtAA